The nucleotide window TCCAGAGATATGGTGCTTGCATGCTGGATCACAGGCCCGTCTGCCAGGGGATCTGAGAATGGAAATCCCAACTCTATAATGTCTGCACCACCATCAATCAAGCCACGCACCGCAGATATGGTGTCTTTGTATGTTGGATAGCCCACCATCACATACGTGATGAGTGCTTTTTCTCCGGCTGATTCCAGCTCGGTAAATTTATTTTGAATTCTTGACATATTCCTGCACTACTTCAACGTCCTTGTCTCCACGGCCTGACAATGTTACTACTATGCTGTCTGATTTTGGTTTTTTCTTTGCAAGTTTAACTGCCTCTGCTATTGCATGAGCTGATTCCAAAGCTGGTATGATTCCCTCTGTTTGTGTTAATAACAAAAACGCATCAATCACCTCCTTGTCTGTGGCACTGGTATAGTGGACACGATTTTTGTCCTTGAGGTATGAGTGCTCTGGTCCCACCCCAGGATAGTCTAGGCCTGCCGATATACTGTGGGTTTCCTGAATTTGTCCTTCAGAATCTTGCAGTAGATAAGTCATCATACCATGTAAGACTCCCTTGGAGCCTGCAGACAAGGTTGCAGAATGGTGTCCTGATTTTAGGCCCTGGCCTGCGGCTTCTACACCAATTATTTCAGTATCTGAATCAATCAATGGGTAAAATGTCCCAATTGCATTAGAGCCCCCACCAACACATGCAATTACAGCATCTGGTGTCTTTTTGCCAAATTTTTTGATTTGCTGCTTTATCTCTTCTCCGATTATGGATTGGAAATCCCTTACCATCACAGGATATGGGTGTGGTCCTACTGCCGAGCCCAGTAAATAATAGGTGTCCTTGACGTTTGTAATCCAGTCCCGGATTGCCTCGTTTATTGCGTCCTTTAGGGTCTGGGATCCTGCCTTTACTGCATGGACCTCACATCCAAGCATATTCATTCTAAAGACGTTTAGCTTTTGTCGTATGGTATCCTTGTAGCCCATGTAGACCTCGGCTTTTAATCCCAAGGCAGCGCATGCCATCGCAGTTGCCACTCCGTGTTGCCCAGCACCCGTCTCTGCTATGATTCGAGTCTTTTTCATGCGTTTTGCAAGCAAGGCCTGGCCCAAAGTATTGTTGATTTTATGAGCGCCGCCATGGAGTAAATCTTCTCGCTTTAGGTATATTTTTGCACCACCTATTTTCTCAGTCAGATTCTTTGCATAGTATAATGGGGTTGGACGTCCTGCATATTGGGTCAGGTAATAGTGTAATTCTTTTTTGAATGTAGGATCGTTTTTGTATTTGAGATATCTCTGTTCTAGTTCTTCAATTGCTGGAACGAGTGTCTCTGGAATGTATTTTCCGCCAAAATCTCCAAACCTTCCGTCCTTTGGGAATTTAATCTTCATATTGCGTTCACCAAGCTCCGAACGTTCTCTTTAATATTTTCTGACTTCATTATACTAGAGCCAATCAGGAATGCGCCGGTGCCACATTTTTTTAAGAACTGGATGTCTGATGGATTTTCTATTCCGCTCTCGGATACTATTATTCTGTTATTGTGATGCCCGTTCAGGATATTTTTGGTAGTGTTGATATCGATTTGTAGGGTGTCCAGATTGCGGTTATTGATTCCAACCAGATCCGCATCGGTATTCAGAGAATTTTCAAATTCTGATTTTGTGTGTGCCTCAACTAGTACCTTTAGGCCTTGCTTGTGGCCATAATCAATGAATTCGTCAATATCCTTGAGGTATCCTTGATCAAACAACGACTGTATCAGTAACATGTAATCTGCGCCGATTTTTTTTGCAGCCTCGATTTGTATCTTGTCTACTACGATATCTTTCATCAGCATTGGAATTTTGATTTTCTTTCTAATCTGCATAAAATAGCTTGGCGAGCCCTCAAATAGATATGGTTGAGTCAAAACCGATAACGCCTGTGCACCACCATCCACCATATCTTGGGCAATTTGAACTGGGTCTGATTTTTGCCTGATTTTGCCCAAAGATGGTGATGAGAATTTTATCTCTGTGATTAGTGATGCATGAGGATTTGATTTTATGGACTGTATGAGATCAATGTCTGATTTTTGCAAAGACTCTGCTATCTCATATGTGCCGTCTGCAATGGCCTGCCTGGAATTGTCTACTAGTTTTTTTAGCGTACTCATTACAACCCCTCCAGTTTTGTGTGGTCTCCACAATCTTTGATGAAATTCTCAAAATGAGTGTAAGCATTTCCTGATTTTAGTGACTCGTTTGCCATTTCTAATCCCTCTTCAAAGTCTTGGGCCAAATTTGCAACAATTAGGCCGCCTGCTGCATTTAGCGCAGTAATCTCTATCATTGCCTGACTTGCTGTTCCTTTCAGTACTGACACAAAAGCATTGATTGCCTCTTGTTTTGATGATATTTGCAAGTCTTTGATTGTTGCCTGGTGTAGGCCGAATCTTTGTGCATCGATTATTGTTTCACCAATTTTGCCGTCGCGCAAAAAGCAGACCTTATTCTTTGATGTGGTAGATAGCTCATCCAATCCATCCTGAGAGTGAACAGTCATGATGTTTTGTGCACCGCGTTTTTTCAAAATATCCACTATTCTGTTCAGGTATTCTTCCGAATACACTCCGATTAGTTGGTGTTTTACTCTGGCTGGATTACATAGAGGACCTAGCAGATTAAATGCGGTTCGTGTGTTGAGCAGTTTTCTTGATGCTGCAACGTTTTTCATTGCCGGATGAAACCTTTGTGCAAACAAAAATCCGATTCTATGTTTTTCTATTATACTGGTGATGGTAGCGGCATCTGCGTTTAGATCATATCCAAAATACTCGAAAATATCTGCACTGCCGGAGATTCCGGAAACCGAACGATTCCCATGCTTTGCCACTATTCCACCACAAGATGCCACAACAAATGCTGCCGTAGTAGAAATGTTGAATGTGTGTAATTTGTCGCCACCAGTTCCACATACATCGATTATGGTTCCCTTGCATTTTGGTTGGATATGAACGCCATATTCTTCCATCTTTGCAAGCATTGCGGTTAATTCTTCGTCGGTTTCGCCTTTTTTTGTCAGATTCTGCAAAAAGGCTGCCTTTAGCTCATCTGTTTCTCCCTCTACTAGAAGCAATTTCATTGCATTGTGCATTTCATTTGAGGTTAGGTTTGCGCCGACTTCGAGTCTGGCAATGTAATTTTCTAGCATTTTTTTACCTTGTCTATGAAATTTTGCAGTATTTTTTTGCCTTCTGTAGTTAGAATGGATTCTGGATGGAACTGGACTCCCTCTATCAGATATTGCTTGTGGGACACGCCCATTACCTCGCCATCATCCTCTGCTATTGCTGTGATCTTTAAAACGTCTGGTATGATCGTTTTATCACCCACCAAAGAATGATACCTGGTGGCACGAAACGGGTTTTGCACGCCAGAAAATAATGAATCGGAATAATGCTTGATCTGGCTTGTCTTGCCATGTCGAACACTACCTGCATTGACCACTTTACCTCCAAATTCATGTATTATGCCCTGGTGCCCAAGGCAAATTCCAAGAATTGGTGTGGTTGGACCCAAGTCTTTGATTATTGCAGAGCACACCCCAAAGTATCGCTTGTCCTCTGGAGTTCCGGGGCCTGGTGATATGATTATTGCATCATAATGGTTTTGTTTGATTTGGTTTATTGTTATTTTGTCGTTGCGAATCACATCTGATTCTACACCAAGCTCGCCAAGCAATTGTGCGATATTGTATGTGAATGAATCGTAATTGTCTATGATTAGAAATTTCATTTTGTTGCCTCTTTTAGTGCTGAGATCATTGCGTTTACCTTGTGTTCTGTTTCTTTGAATTCGCTTTCTGGTGTCGAGTCCATGACAATTCCTGCACCTGACTGGGCAAATCCTGAATTGCCATCAAAGAAGATGCTTCGAATGGCTATTGCAAAATCACAGCATCCGTTGTTTGAGAAATATCCGACAGCTCCTGCATATTGCTCCCTGATGTCTGGTTCCAGATCATTGATTATCTCCATGGCTCGAACCTTTGGGGCACCAGTAACGGTTCCTGCCGGAAAGACAGCCTCAAAGGCAGAAAACATATCGTGTTTATCATCTAATGTCCCAACCACATGAGTTACAATATGTTGTACATGCGAGAATCGTTTTACCTGCATTAGTTCGGTTACATGGACCGTTCCATATTTGCAGACACGTCCAACGTCGTTTCGCCCAAGGTCAACTAGCATGGTGTGCTCGGCAATCTCTTTTTCATCCGATAATAGTTCTTGTTCTAGTTGCTTGTTTTTTGCCTCATTATCGGTTATTTTTCGGGTTCCGGCAATTGGGAATGTCTCTACGTGCTTTCCTGTGACTCGGACCAGCATTTCAGGCGAGCACCCAATGTAGGTTTTTTGTCCAAACTTCATGTGGTATAGATACGGTGAAGGGTTTAGTGCACGCAATTCTTTGTAAACTCGCAGAAAATCACCATCTGCTGAAAAATTGAATCGTCTTGATAGTACTACCTGAAAGATATCACCAGAGTGTAGATATTTTTTTGCCTGGTTCACCATAGAGGAGAATTGTGTTTCGTTGAGATTTGGTGTTATATCAGACAGGGTGATTGTACCAAATTTTCTCTCTGATTGTTTTATCTGGTTGATTCTATTTTCATCATAGTAAAAGTAAAGAGATTGTTTTGTTTTGTTATCATACAAGATACCGTCTTGGTATATGCCAAACTCAATTAGTGGTTTGGAGTTGTTCTTGATTGGAATGTTTTCGTACAGTTTGATTGCGTCATAGTTTATGATTCCAACTGCGCCACCCAAATATCGGTGGGATTGATTTGTGGTTTGTGAAATGAATGATTTCAGCTCGGCCACTGGGTCTTTTGTTGGGATGGTTTTGATGGTGCCATCACTATATGATAGAATGATCCTGTCTGCAAAGCCTTGGATGATTATTTTTGGATCAAAGCCAATGATTGATGTTTCGGCCAGCTCCTCAGGTCCTGTCAGTGATTCAAACAGAAATGTGTGGGTATAGTGTTGTTCCAGTCTAGAATAGATTTCAAATTGAGTGCCAGGTAAGCTTAGGGGTATTACTGTAGGATTAGAGTTACCAAAGGTGGCCACCCATGATATGGTACCTCGGTGTGGCATATTTAATGAGTGTGAATCTGATAAATTTTGCAAAAAATTGTTCCAAATTGTGCGTGCTTAGGCTCAAATTTTGTAAGAATTACGGTATGGTACGGTACCTTTATATGCGATCTTGTGCTATAGTACCCCATGAGTCAGATGCTTGCAAAACCAAAATCACATGTATTGTATTCAGAGATGTATTTTGGCAAACCGCAAATCCACCTGAGAAGCTCAGCCACTGAGGTCGCATGTCAGTTGTGCAAATCCGAGCTCAGAGAGGGAATTGGAATCACTGCAAAACGAATGGGTGACAGAATTGTCTTTGTTTGCAGCGAGCACGGATTTTAGTATACCAAAACTGATAAAGCTCGACTAGACGCATCATACCATGACGGATTTTGTCCACGAACCATACAAGACAATCCACATTCGTGATATCATAAAGCTGAGTCTGGATGATCTAATTAGTATGATTTCATCACTTGAAGCAGCAAATGCGTATTGGGCGGACGGCGTGCTTTTTGTTAGCTTTACAATTGCTGAATCTGATGATCTGGGGAAAAAAGAAATCGAAGGAGAAACATATCTGGACAAAATAGTATTTTGCAAATATGACAAATATACGAAGACTGCAAAATCATCTACCAATCTTGAAATTAATGTGCTAAATGTGCAAAAAAGTCACTTGCATCGTGACCTAATAGTGTGGCTAAAAAAACAACCGTCGTGGAATGAATAATGAGTATTGTTAATCCAAATTATAATTCGACTGATCAGAAAATCGCCAAATCTGACATTCCAGTTGGTGATCTGATTGCATATTTTCGAGTAAAGTGTAGCGCTTGTGGCCATCACAGAATAATGCATGATTCCTCTGGAAAATGCGAGGGTGTGATGAACAAGCCCTGTAATTCGGGCTGTGACAAATTCATACCAGAATTATAAAAAACAAATACAGGAATCATGCTATACAAATCATGTATGTTGCAATAATAGAGATGCCTCTGAAGGAAGAAAAAGAAGAAGAGTTCAAGGCCTGGATTCATCAGACCAACCAAACATTATCAAAGCAGCCTGGATTCATTAATCGCAGGCTGGCAAAATCCGAAGATGGAAAATACATCATAATTGCCGAGTTTGCCGATAAAGAATCACACCACAAAATTCACCAAACACCAGAGCACCACCAAATCTCAATGCAATTGATGAGTTTTCTAAAGCAGGGACCATCACGCAAATTTTACGATATTATTTCACAGTAAATGATTTCTAACTACCAAATAGGGCTGGTTACTGCGCCTTGCGCAGCAGATCCTACAAGTGATGCATATTTTGCCAATGCTCCTGACTCATAGTTTGGCTTGCGCGGCGTCCATTGTTTTCTTCTGTTTTCCATCTCGTTTGGTGAAATGTGCAGGTCAATCTTGTTAGTTTCTGTATCTACTGTGATTTCATCGCCATCATTTACTAGTGCAATGTTTCCGCCAACATAGGCCTCTGGCGCCACATGACCAATCATGAACCCTCGAGTTGCACCTGAAAATCTACCATCAGTTACCATTGCTACTTTTTCGCCCAAGCCTTGGCCTACCAAGGCAGCAGTGACTGCAAGCATCTCTCGCATTCCAGGCCCACCCTTTGGACCCTCATATCGTATCACTACTACATCGCCTTCTTTGATCTTACCCTGCGATACTGCATCAAATGCCAATTCTTCCCTATCAAAGCACTTGGCCTTTCCAGTAAATTTGGTGATTTTAACGCCTGACATTTTGACTACGGCGCCATCTGGTGCCAAAGAGCCCCTGAGTATTACGGCAGTTCCGGTTTGGTGTAATGGGTTTGCCAAGGGTTTTACAATATCGTCGTTTGATGGCGGTAATGCTATGTTGTCCAGATTTTGCTTCATGGTTTTTCCGGTTATGGTCAGAACATTCTCGTGTAGTAATTTTCTGTCAAGCAGTTTTTTGAGCATCAATGGCACGCCGCCAACTTTATCCAGATCATTCATCACATACATTCCGCCTGGTTTGAGATCAGCTACGTGTGGTACTTTTCTTCTTACTCGCTCAAAGTCATCATAGGTTAGTTTGACTTTGGCCTCATGAGATATTGCCAACAAGTGCAATATGGCATTGGTTGAACCACCGATTGCATTTAGTATTGTTATGGCATTCTCAAATGCCTCAAATGTCAGAATATCACGGGGTCGAATGTTATTTTTGAGTGCTTGAACGCATGCAACGCCTGTATCGTACACCATTTTTTCTCTTCTTTCATCTTCTGCTGGAGGTGATGCACTACCAGGCAATGCAATTCCTAATGCTTCGGAAATTGACGCCATTGTA belongs to Candidatus Nitrosotenuis cloacae and includes:
- the trpB gene encoding tryptophan synthase subunit beta, whose translation is MKIKFPKDGRFGDFGGKYIPETLVPAIEELEQRYLKYKNDPTFKKELHYYLTQYAGRPTPLYYAKNLTEKIGGAKIYLKREDLLHGGAHKINNTLGQALLAKRMKKTRIIAETGAGQHGVATAMACAALGLKAEVYMGYKDTIRQKLNVFRMNMLGCEVHAVKAGSQTLKDAINEAIRDWITNVKDTYYLLGSAVGPHPYPVMVRDFQSIIGEEIKQQIKKFGKKTPDAVIACVGGGSNAIGTFYPLIDSDTEIIGVEAAGQGLKSGHHSATLSAGSKGVLHGMMTYLLQDSEGQIQETHSISAGLDYPGVGPEHSYLKDKNRVHYTSATDKEVIDAFLLLTQTEGIIPALESAHAIAEAVKLAKKKPKSDSIVVTLSGRGDKDVEVVQEYVKNSK
- a CDS encoding indole-3-glycerol phosphate synthase TrpC, whose amino-acid sequence is MSTLKKLVDNSRQAIADGTYEIAESLQKSDIDLIQSIKSNPHASLITEIKFSSPSLGKIRQKSDPVQIAQDMVDGGAQALSVLTQPYLFEGSPSYFMQIRKKIKIPMLMKDIVVDKIQIEAAKKIGADYMLLIQSLFDQGYLKDIDEFIDYGHKQGLKVLVEAHTKSEFENSLNTDADLVGINNRNLDTLQIDINTTKNILNGHHNNRIIVSESGIENPSDIQFLKKCGTGAFLIGSSIMKSENIKENVRSLVNAI
- the trpD gene encoding anthranilate phosphoribosyltransferase; this encodes MLENYIARLEVGANLTSNEMHNAMKLLLVEGETDELKAAFLQNLTKKGETDEELTAMLAKMEEYGVHIQPKCKGTIIDVCGTGGDKLHTFNISTTAAFVVASCGGIVAKHGNRSVSGISGSADIFEYFGYDLNADAATITSIIEKHRIGFLFAQRFHPAMKNVAASRKLLNTRTAFNLLGPLCNPARVKHQLIGVYSEEYLNRIVDILKKRGAQNIMTVHSQDGLDELSTTSKNKVCFLRDGKIGETIIDAQRFGLHQATIKDLQISSKQEAINAFVSVLKGTASQAMIEITALNAAGGLIVANLAQDFEEGLEMANESLKSGNAYTHFENFIKDCGDHTKLEGL
- a CDS encoding anthranilate synthase component II, translated to MKFLIIDNYDSFTYNIAQLLGELGVESDVIRNDKITINQIKQNHYDAIIISPGPGTPEDKRYFGVCSAIIKDLGPTTPILGICLGHQGIIHEFGGKVVNAGSVRHGKTSQIKHYSDSLFSGVQNPFRATRYHSLVGDKTIIPDVLKITAIAEDDGEVMGVSHKQYLIEGVQFHPESILTTEGKKILQNFIDKVKKC
- a CDS encoding anthranilate synthase component I family protein; protein product: MATFGNSNPTVIPLSLPGTQFEIYSRLEQHYTHTFLFESLTGPEELAETSIIGFDPKIIIQGFADRIILSYSDGTIKTIPTKDPVAELKSFISQTTNQSHRYLGGAVGIINYDAIKLYENIPIKNNSKPLIEFGIYQDGILYDNKTKQSLYFYYDENRINQIKQSERKFGTITLSDITPNLNETQFSSMVNQAKKYLHSGDIFQVVLSRRFNFSADGDFLRVYKELRALNPSPYLYHMKFGQKTYIGCSPEMLVRVTGKHVETFPIAGTRKITDNEAKNKQLEQELLSDEKEIAEHTMLVDLGRNDVGRVCKYGTVHVTELMQVKRFSHVQHIVTHVVGTLDDKHDMFSAFEAVFPAGTVTGAPKVRAMEIINDLEPDIREQYAGAVGYFSNNGCCDFAIAIRSIFFDGNSGFAQSGAGIVMDSTPESEFKETEHKVNAMISALKEATK
- a CDS encoding antibiotic biosynthesis monooxygenase family protein, which gives rise to MYVAIIEMPLKEEKEEEFKAWIHQTNQTLSKQPGFINRRLAKSEDGKYIIIAEFADKESHHKIHQTPEHHQISMQLMSFLKQGPSRKFYDIISQ
- the ilvD gene encoding dihydroxy-acid dehydratase → MEISSRNVVEGTSRAPHRAMYKAMGLTDNDLDKPFIGVCHTGNEATPCNIHLPRLAIKAKQGVSDAGFTPREFSTIAVSDGIAMGHEGMKSSLISREVIADSIELMVRAHQYDGLVGIAGCDKSLPGTMMAMARLNLPSIFVYGGTIMPGMLNGKQLTVQDVYEAVGAYDAGNLTLEALKNIENYACPTAGSCGGMFTANTMASISEALGIALPGSASPPAEDERREKMVYDTGVACVQALKNNIRPRDILTFEAFENAITILNAIGGSTNAILHLLAISHEAKVKLTYDDFERVRRKVPHVADLKPGGMYVMNDLDKVGGVPLMLKKLLDRKLLHENVLTITGKTMKQNLDNIALPPSNDDIVKPLANPLHQTGTAVILRGSLAPDGAVVKMSGVKITKFTGKAKCFDREELAFDAVSQGKIKEGDVVVIRYEGPKGGPGMREMLAVTAALVGQGLGEKVAMVTDGRFSGATRGFMIGHVAPEAYVGGNIALVNDGDEITVDTETNKIDLHISPNEMENRRKQWTPRKPNYESGALAKYASLVGSAAQGAVTSPIW